In a genomic window of Acidobacteriota bacterium:
- a CDS encoding GNAT family N-acetyltransferase, with the protein MKKIDLAAFESEIEVRQMRRDDFEQIRALHQECLPHDSRWQRQELESQLEQFPEGQLVVEYDGRVVASSNSLIVDFDEYDEHHDWDAISGDGFIRNHDPQGDTLYGIEIMVHPEFRGMKLARRLYEARKTLCRERNLKRMLVGGRIPNYHRYKDKMTAREYVQQVLDRNIHDPVLTTQLSNGFILKRLLPNYLEEDTESDGWATLLEWANIDYRPSHRKYRPSRPVRICVVQYQMRRIDSFEDFAQQCEFFIDVASGYKADFLLFPELLTTQMLSFVKATDPAEGIRELTGFTERYLEFFSAAAIKYNVNIIGGSHVTVEGDQLYNIAYLFKRDGGIGKQYKLHITPAERRWWGVVPGHDLEVFDTDRGRVAIQICYDVEFPEMTRILAEKGAQIIFVPFCTDERHGYLRVRYCAQARCIENPLYVAISGTVGNMPFVDQMDIQYAQSGIFTPSDFAFSRDGVAAECTPNIETVVVHDVDLELLERHRKQGTTLNWLDRRTDLYELRLKNEATQEENIIVSTRP; encoded by the coding sequence ATGAAGAAGATCGACCTTGCCGCCTTCGAAAGCGAGATCGAAGTGCGGCAAATGCGCCGCGACGATTTCGAGCAGATCCGCGCACTTCATCAGGAATGTCTGCCCCATGACAGCCGCTGGCAGCGGCAAGAGCTGGAAAGCCAGCTCGAACAGTTCCCCGAAGGTCAGTTAGTCGTCGAGTACGACGGACGCGTGGTGGCCTCGTCCAACAGCCTCATCGTCGACTTCGACGAATACGATGAGCACCACGACTGGGACGCCATTTCAGGCGACGGGTTCATCCGCAATCACGATCCCCAGGGAGACACTCTCTACGGCATCGAGATCATGGTGCACCCCGAGTTCCGCGGCATGAAGCTGGCCCGCCGCCTCTACGAAGCCCGCAAGACCCTGTGCCGCGAGCGCAACCTCAAGCGCATGCTGGTAGGCGGACGCATCCCCAACTACCACCGTTACAAAGACAAGATGACGGCGCGCGAGTACGTCCAGCAGGTGCTCGACCGCAACATCCACGATCCAGTACTGACCACCCAACTCTCCAACGGGTTCATCCTCAAGCGGCTGCTGCCCAACTACCTCGAGGAAGACACCGAGTCGGACGGATGGGCCACTCTGCTGGAGTGGGCCAACATCGACTACCGTCCCAGCCACCGCAAGTACCGCCCGTCGCGTCCGGTGCGCATCTGCGTGGTGCAGTACCAGATGCGGCGCATCGACAGCTTCGAGGACTTCGCCCAGCAATGCGAGTTCTTCATCGACGTGGCTTCGGGATACAAGGCCGACTTTCTGCTTTTTCCCGAACTGCTGACGACTCAGATGCTGTCTTTCGTCAAGGCCACCGACCCGGCCGAGGGCATCCGCGAGCTGACCGGCTTCACCGAGCGCTACCTGGAGTTCTTCTCCGCCGCCGCCATCAAGTACAACGTCAACATCATCGGCGGCTCCCACGTCACGGTGGAAGGGGACCAGCTCTACAACATCGCCTACCTCTTCAAGCGTGACGGGGGCATCGGCAAGCAGTACAAACTTCACATCACGCCGGCGGAAAGGCGCTGGTGGGGCGTGGTGCCCGGCCACGACCTGGAGGTTTTCGATACCGACCGGGGACGGGTGGCCATCCAGATCTGCTACGACGTGGAGTTCCCCGAGATGACCCGCATCCTGGCTGAAAAGGGCGCCCAGATCATCTTCGTTCCCTTCTGCACCGACGAGCGCCACGGCTATTTGCGCGTCCGCTACTGCGCCCAGGCCCGCTGCATCGAAAACCCGCTCTACGTGGCCATCTCGGGCACCGTCGGCAACATGCCCTTCGTCGACCAGATGGACATCCAGTACGCTCAATCCGGCATCTTCACGCCTTCCGATTTCGCCTTCTCGCGAGACGGCGTCGCCGCCGAATGCACCCCCAACATCGAAACCGTAGTCGTCCACGACGTCGACCTGGAACTCCTGGAGCGCCACCGCAAACAGGGCACCACCCTGAACTGGCTGGACCGCCGCACCGACCTCTACGAACTCCGCCTCAAGAACGAAGCCACCCAGGAGGAAAACATAATAGTCTCCACTCGCCCCTAA
- a CDS encoding FtsX-like permease family protein, with translation MKFLRLLIKNMLRNKRRTFLTVSSIAVSLFLVATLLTVLVQLVDPPETPDSALRLIVRHRVSLFNTLPIAYREKIAQIEGVEAVVGSMWFGGYWKDPSQFFANFSVNPDGFFKVYPDLQLPEEQKEAFKNDRTGALVGANLAKQMGWELGDRITLISPLFNQIQPELTIRAIYQGGNDDDMTFYYHWDYFNEGLGRANFTGTYNVRAASKEDVPRVAEAIDAAFRNANPPTKTETERAFILGFIQMLGNIQYLISSICGVVVFTVILVAATTMAMAIRERGREIAVLKALGFRTRLILSLLLSESVLLAALAAFIGSMAAWAFFGATGVGAGFIPRLAVRPWIIGFCVFIGAMVGLLASGIPAWRAARISVVDAMRRIV, from the coding sequence ATGAAATTCCTACGCCTCCTCATCAAGAATATGCTGCGCAACAAGCGGCGCACGTTTCTCACCGTCAGCTCCATTGCCGTCTCGCTATTTCTGGTAGCCACTCTGCTGACGGTGCTGGTGCAGTTGGTGGACCCGCCCGAGACGCCCGATTCGGCCCTGCGGCTGATCGTCCGCCACCGCGTATCCCTCTTCAACACGCTGCCCATCGCTTACCGCGAGAAAATCGCTCAGATCGAAGGGGTGGAAGCCGTGGTGGGATCGATGTGGTTCGGCGGATACTGGAAAGACCCCTCCCAGTTTTTCGCCAACTTTTCCGTCAACCCAGACGGTTTCTTCAAGGTCTATCCTGACCTGCAGCTCCCAGAGGAGCAGAAGGAGGCCTTCAAGAACGACCGTACGGGGGCCTTGGTGGGAGCCAATTTGGCGAAACAGATGGGATGGGAATTGGGAGACCGCATCACCCTCATCTCGCCGCTCTTCAACCAGATCCAGCCCGAGCTGACCATCCGCGCCATCTACCAGGGGGGCAATGACGACGATATGACCTTCTACTACCACTGGGACTACTTCAACGAGGGCCTGGGACGCGCCAACTTCACCGGTACCTACAACGTCCGAGCCGCCTCTAAAGAAGATGTACCCCGGGTGGCGGAAGCCATCGACGCCGCTTTCCGCAACGCCAACCCGCCCACCAAGACCGAGACCGAGCGGGCCTTCATCCTGGGATTCATACAGATGCTGGGCAATATTCAGTACCTCATCAGCAGCATTTGCGGCGTGGTGGTGTTCACCGTCATCCTGGTGGCCGCCACCACCATGGCCATGGCCATCCGCGAGCGGGGACGCGAGATCGCCGTCCTCAAGGCCCTGGGTTTCCGCACCCGCCTCATCCTCTCGCTGCTGCTGAGCGAGTCGGTGTTGCTGGCGGCGCTGGCCGCCTTCATCGGGTCGATGGCCGCCTGGGCTTTCTTCGGCGCCACGGGAGTGGGTGCCGGATTCATCCCCCGCCTGGCGGTACGTCCCTGGATCATCGGCTTTTGCGTCTTCATCGGAGCCATGGTGGGACTGCTGGCCTCGGGTATCCCGGCCTGGAGGGCTGCCCGCATTTCGGTGGTCGACGCCATGCGCCGCATCGTTTAG
- a CDS encoding ABC transporter permease, with translation MKIPIKYNLRSMWNRRVGTLLTAAGVGLTVAIVIVMMAMVGGLTSAFTDTGHSDQLIVIRKGSRNEVNSYYGLNNFATVRELPGVASDEEGKPLASGEVVVVINWPRSSGEETNLTMRGMGEQGLKLRPELRIVEGRTFESGVREIIVSRSASQRFDGFRLGDTPLINDAPWTVVGIFETGGSAYDSEIMTSHSDIAQEWQRPIHSSILLRAQDLQAVEDIRKRIDEDRNIDLQAIPQRQYFADQTSSAGPVLVLGTFVAVMMGIGACFAAMNMMYGTIMARVKEIATLRALGFKRRSILSSFMVEAMLLTLLAGILGCLMALPLNGITTGTANMGTNGSFSEILFQFRITPPLLVAGIVFALGVGVAGGFLPALRAARIRLIDALRD, from the coding sequence ATGAAGATCCCCATCAAATACAATCTCAGAAGCATGTGGAACCGCCGCGTCGGCACCCTCCTGACGGCGGCGGGCGTGGGGCTGACCGTGGCCATCGTCATCGTCATGATGGCCATGGTGGGCGGCTTGACCTCGGCCTTCACCGACACCGGACACAGCGATCAGCTCATCGTCATCCGCAAGGGCTCCCGCAACGAGGTCAATTCCTACTACGGACTCAACAACTTCGCCACCGTACGCGAGCTTCCCGGCGTCGCCAGCGACGAGGAGGGCAAGCCCCTGGCGTCGGGAGAAGTCGTGGTGGTCATCAACTGGCCGCGCTCCAGCGGAGAAGAGACCAACCTGACCATGCGGGGCATGGGCGAACAGGGACTCAAGCTGCGTCCCGAACTGCGCATTGTGGAAGGACGCACCTTCGAGTCCGGCGTACGCGAAATCATCGTCAGCCGCTCGGCCTCTCAGCGTTTCGACGGATTTCGGTTAGGCGACACGCCGCTCATCAACGATGCCCCCTGGACGGTGGTGGGCATCTTCGAGACCGGCGGATCGGCCTATGACTCCGAGATCATGACGTCCCACAGCGATATCGCCCAGGAATGGCAGCGTCCCATCCACAGCTCCATCCTGCTGCGGGCCCAGGACCTGCAAGCCGTCGAGGACATCCGAAAGCGCATCGACGAAGACCGCAACATCGACCTGCAGGCGATTCCCCAGCGTCAGTATTTCGCCGACCAGACCTCGTCGGCGGGTCCGGTGCTGGTGCTGGGCACCTTCGTGGCCGTCATGATGGGGATCGGGGCCTGTTTTGCCGCCATGAACATGATGTATGGGACCATCATGGCGCGGGTCAAAGAGATCGCCACCCTGCGCGCCCTGGGCTTCAAAAGGCGCAGCATCCTCAGTTCCTTCATGGTGGAGGCCATGCTGCTGACGCTGCTGGCGGGAATCCTGGGGTGCCTCATGGCCCTGCCGTTGAACGGAATCACCACCGGTACCGCCAACATGGGCACCAACGGAAGCTTCAGCGAAATCCTCTTCCAGTTCCGCATCACTCCGCCTCTCCTGGTGGCCGGAATCGTCTTCGCGCTGGGGGTGGGCGTGGCGGGAGGCTTCCTGCCCGCCCTGCGGGCTGCCCGCATCCGCCTGATCGACGCCTTGAGGGATTGA
- a CDS encoding efflux RND transporter periplasmic adaptor subunit translates to MKKDLSALKIDSAKKARISSSGGTWKAAFFVLLLVSAASIGYLLLRPAPPAEIASRADDADAPRPGGSSDPASPSGPRPSRDVLVASGYVVAHHRISLGSKVTGKVAWIGVDKGDKVKKDELLVKLDDREFQAQVDQAQADLQSARAVLAELEAGSRPEEIARAKAELQRRQAEADFAKLEWERLKSLLDSAVVSQQEVDNASTRYDMARAAVEVAEKDHRLARLGPRKEQIARARSDVARAQANLEYFRALLDATEIRAPVNGTVLQRIAEVGEMITTSFAGDLGAKSAVVALADLDDLQVELDISQSDFKKISPEQLCEMVPEAYPDRTYECEIAEIAPEADRQKATIQVKVQILQPDDYLRPDMDARVRFMRPPQRDAEPQVNGEE, encoded by the coding sequence ATGAAAAAAGACCTCAGCGCTCTTAAAATCGATTCCGCCAAGAAGGCCCGCATCAGCAGCAGCGGCGGGACCTGGAAGGCAGCCTTCTTCGTGCTGCTGCTGGTCAGCGCGGCCTCTATCGGATACCTGCTGCTGCGTCCGGCTCCTCCGGCCGAGATCGCCTCCAGGGCCGACGATGCCGATGCGCCCCGCCCCGGCGGCTCCTCGGACCCGGCCTCGCCCAGCGGACCTCGGCCCTCGCGCGACGTGCTGGTGGCCTCCGGCTACGTGGTGGCCCACCACCGCATCTCGCTGGGCTCCAAGGTGACCGGAAAAGTGGCCTGGATCGGCGTCGACAAGGGCGACAAAGTCAAGAAGGACGAGTTGCTGGTCAAGCTCGACGACCGCGAATTCCAAGCCCAGGTCGATCAGGCCCAAGCCGACCTGCAATCCGCCAGGGCCGTCCTGGCCGAGCTGGAGGCAGGCAGCCGTCCTGAGGAGATCGCCCGTGCCAAGGCCGAACTTCAGCGCCGTCAGGCGGAAGCCGATTTCGCCAAGCTGGAATGGGAGCGTCTCAAGTCGCTGCTCGACAGCGCCGTCGTCTCCCAGCAGGAGGTCGACAACGCCAGCACCCGCTATGACATGGCCCGTGCCGCGGTTGAAGTGGCCGAGAAAGACCACCGGCTGGCCAGGCTGGGACCGCGCAAGGAACAGATTGCCCGGGCCCGCAGCGATGTGGCCCGCGCCCAGGCCAACCTCGAATACTTCCGGGCTCTGCTCGACGCCACCGAAATCCGTGCGCCCGTCAACGGCACCGTCTTGCAGCGCATCGCCGAGGTGGGCGAGATGATCACCACCTCTTTCGCGGGCGATCTGGGAGCCAAGTCGGCCGTGGTGGCGCTGGCCGACCTCGACGACCTGCAGGTGGAACTCGACATCAGCCAGTCCGACTTCAAGAAGATCAGTCCGGAGCAACTTTGTGAGATGGTGCCCGAGGCTTACCCTGACCGCACTTATGAGTGCGAGATCGCCGAGATCGCCCCCGAGGCCGACCGCCAGAAGGCCACCATTCAGGTCAAGGTGCAGATATTGCAGCCTGACGATTACCTGCGTCCCGACATGGACGCCCGAGTCAGGTTCATGCGTCCGCCCCAAAGGGACGCTGAGCCCCAAGTCAATGGAGAAGAATAA
- a CDS encoding ABC transporter ATP-binding protein → MSPANIEQQTGHEHSSQPQPQTAPAASRRASGAVLIALNNLSKIYRKGAEEVHALQDIKLIIHEGEFISLMGPSGSGKTTLLNILAGIDQPTSGSIHLSDIDLTSLSESQMADWRNHHVGFIFQHFNLIPVLTAYENVELPLLLTSLSKKERSEHVNTALDLVGLSDRMKHYPRQLSGGQEQRVSIARAIVTDPTFILADEPTGDLDADSASEVLEILKGLNQDYGKTIIMVTHDPRAADYASARYHLDKGLLTRE, encoded by the coding sequence ATGAGTCCTGCAAACATCGAACAGCAAACCGGTCATGAGCACTCCAGCCAACCTCAGCCTCAAACCGCCCCTGCAGCTTCTCGCCGAGCCTCGGGAGCGGTGCTCATCGCCCTCAACAATCTGAGCAAGATCTACCGCAAGGGCGCCGAGGAGGTGCATGCCCTGCAGGACATCAAACTGATCATTCACGAGGGCGAGTTCATCTCCTTGATGGGTCCTTCGGGCTCGGGCAAGACCACCCTGCTCAACATCCTGGCGGGAATCGACCAGCCGACCAGCGGCAGCATTCATCTCTCCGACATCGACCTGACCTCGCTCTCGGAAAGTCAGATGGCCGACTGGCGCAACCACCACGTGGGCTTCATCTTCCAGCACTTCAACCTGATTCCCGTGCTGACCGCCTACGAAAACGTGGAGCTGCCGCTGCTGCTGACCTCGCTGTCCAAGAAAGAGCGCAGCGAGCATGTCAATACGGCTTTGGACCTGGTGGGACTCTCCGACCGCATGAAGCATTATCCCCGCCAACTCTCGGGCGGACAGGAACAACGCGTCTCCATCGCCCGCGCCATCGTCACCGACCCCACCTTCATCCTGGCCGACGAGCCCACCGGAGACCTGGACGCCGACTCGGCCAGCGAGGTGCTGGAGATTCTCAAGGGACTCAATCAGGACTACGGCAAGACCATCATCATGGTCACCCACGACCCCCGCGCCGCCGACTACGCCTCGGCCCGCTACCACCTCGACAAGGGCTTGCTGACGCGCGAGTAG
- a CDS encoding CARDB domain-containing protein produces the protein MRGAACLLLAAVLVSGCAKKMDLVPAPDPAGAGVSTMCQMERELLLVSVINRGKDHTYSSTTVVRFGDGPEKVLPTHPVPPGGTVQVSVTLPPECLSGDGCTYTVTADGRYDIPETDEDNNVYRGSCRP, from the coding sequence ATGAGGGGAGCCGCGTGTTTGCTGCTTGCCGCAGTGCTGGTTTCAGGGTGCGCCAAGAAGATGGACCTGGTGCCTGCGCCCGACCCGGCGGGAGCCGGCGTCTCGACCATGTGTCAGATGGAGCGGGAACTGTTGTTGGTCAGCGTGATCAATCGCGGAAAGGACCACACCTACTCCTCGACTACCGTGGTGCGCTTCGGTGACGGACCGGAAAAGGTCCTTCCGACCCATCCCGTTCCACCCGGCGGCACGGTTCAAGTCTCCGTTACCTTGCCCCCGGAATGCCTCAGCGGCGACGGTTGTACCTACACCGTCACCGCCGACGGCCGCTACGACATCCCCGAAACCGACGAAGACAACAACGTCTACCGCGGCTCCTGCCGCCCCTGA
- the aceE gene encoding pyruvate dehydrogenase (acetyl-transferring), homodimeric type, translated as MGQGQENSERQRYIEIENREWLESLEYVLKDAGEERVAEIIDKLKGYARRRGVDLRFSASTPYLNTIPAQDQVEYPGDVELEQRLSSIIRWNAMAMVVRANKRSDGIGGHISTYASSSHLMEVAFNHFLRAHSEDSRGDQIFFQGHGSPGIYARAFLEGRLSEQHLINFRRELQDEPGLPSYPHPWLMPDFWEFPTVSMGLASIMAIYQARFNRYLLNRGLKDTSSSRVWCFMGDGEMDEPESLGQLTRASRERLDNLIFVINCNLQRLDGPVFGNGKIIQELEGAFRGSGWRVIKCIWGSGWDELLAQDEEGLLVQRMSQVVDGDYQKFSVESGSYIREKFFGAHPRLLEMVEDYSDQQIKELGRGGHDLVKIYNAYKSALDSDGRPVAILAKTVKGFGMGAAAAGKNIAHQQKKLNDEQAKEYRDALQLQDDISDDKVGELPFLKPDEDSDVIRYLKERRQELGGPLPRRVVDCPSVEAPGDDFIKPFAEGTQGREVSTTMAFVNVLRTLLNDKDLGKFVVPIVPDEARTFGMEALFSKFGIYSALGQNYEPVDKGSLMYYKEAVDGQILEEGITEAGSMSSFIAAGTAYATHGVPAIPFYIFYSMFGFQRIGDLAWAAGDMHCRGFLVGGTAGRTTLNGEGLQHEDGHSHLLAYPCPTLKCYDPAFAFELAVIIREGLRRMYQEQEDIFYYLTVENDNYEMPRMPQGEEVTEGILKGVYRFRPSSEKPAKKAKKAHLLSAGAIMNDALKAAGILEEDYGVSTDVWSLTSFKELYQDGMSAERHNLLHPGQKQRQPFLTAAFADEAGVAVASTDYVKALPESFARWMPLPFHCLGTDGFGRSESREALRDFFEVDYRWMILSALTLLAQEKTIGWEVVKKAIEDLEIDPDKTDPLLT; from the coding sequence ATGGGCCAGGGTCAGGAAAATAGCGAACGCCAACGCTATATCGAGATCGAAAACCGCGAATGGCTGGAGTCTCTGGAGTACGTCCTCAAAGACGCCGGAGAAGAGCGTGTCGCCGAAATCATCGATAAGTTGAAAGGCTACGCCCGGCGCAGGGGCGTCGACCTCAGGTTCTCGGCCTCCACGCCCTACCTCAACACCATCCCCGCCCAGGATCAGGTCGAATACCCCGGCGACGTCGAACTTGAACAAAGACTCTCGTCCATCATCCGCTGGAACGCCATGGCCATGGTGGTACGGGCCAACAAGCGCTCCGACGGCATCGGCGGGCACATCTCAACCTACGCCTCCTCCAGCCACCTGATGGAAGTCGCCTTCAATCACTTCCTGCGGGCCCACAGCGAGGACTCGCGGGGGGATCAGATCTTCTTCCAGGGACACGGCTCCCCCGGCATCTACGCCCGGGCCTTCCTGGAGGGCCGCCTGAGCGAGCAGCACCTGATCAATTTCCGCCGCGAACTTCAGGACGAGCCCGGACTGCCCTCCTATCCCCATCCCTGGCTGATGCCCGATTTCTGGGAGTTTCCCACCGTATCCATGGGACTGGCCTCGATCATGGCCATCTACCAGGCCCGCTTCAACCGCTATCTGCTCAACCGGGGCCTCAAGGACACTTCGTCCAGCCGGGTGTGGTGCTTCATGGGCGACGGCGAGATGGACGAGCCGGAATCGCTGGGCCAGCTCACCCGCGCATCCCGCGAACGGCTCGATAACCTCATCTTCGTCATCAACTGCAACCTGCAGCGGCTGGACGGTCCGGTCTTCGGCAACGGCAAGATCATCCAGGAATTGGAAGGCGCCTTCCGCGGCAGCGGTTGGCGGGTCATCAAGTGCATCTGGGGATCGGGCTGGGACGAGCTGCTGGCCCAGGACGAAGAAGGCCTGCTGGTGCAGCGCATGAGCCAGGTGGTGGACGGCGACTACCAGAAATTCAGCGTCGAATCAGGATCCTACATCCGCGAGAAGTTCTTCGGCGCCCATCCGCGCCTGCTGGAAATGGTGGAAGACTACTCCGATCAGCAGATCAAAGAATTGGGACGGGGCGGACACGACCTGGTCAAGATCTACAACGCCTACAAGTCGGCCCTCGATTCCGACGGACGTCCGGTGGCGATCCTGGCCAAGACGGTCAAGGGATTCGGGATGGGAGCGGCGGCGGCCGGCAAGAACATCGCCCACCAGCAGAAGAAGCTCAATGATGAGCAGGCCAAAGAGTACCGCGACGCCTTGCAACTGCAAGACGACATCTCCGACGACAAGGTGGGCGAGCTTCCCTTCCTCAAACCGGACGAAGACAGCGACGTCATCCGCTACCTCAAGGAGCGGCGCCAGGAGCTGGGAGGTCCGCTGCCCCGGCGGGTGGTGGACTGCCCCTCGGTGGAGGCGCCGGGGGACGATTTCATCAAGCCGTTCGCCGAGGGCACCCAAGGCCGTGAAGTGTCCACCACCATGGCCTTCGTCAACGTGCTGCGCACCCTGCTCAACGACAAGGATTTGGGTAAATTCGTGGTGCCTATCGTCCCCGACGAGGCCCGCACCTTCGGCATGGAGGCGCTCTTTTCCAAGTTCGGAATCTACTCCGCCCTGGGGCAAAACTACGAACCCGTCGACAAAGGCAGCCTGATGTACTACAAAGAGGCCGTCGACGGGCAGATCCTGGAAGAAGGCATCACCGAGGCCGGTTCCATGTCTTCCTTTATCGCCGCCGGGACAGCCTATGCCACCCACGGCGTCCCCGCCATCCCCTTTTACATCTTCTATTCCATGTTCGGGTTTCAGCGCATCGGCGATCTGGCCTGGGCCGCGGGCGACATGCACTGCCGGGGCTTTCTGGTGGGAGGAACGGCCGGGCGCACCACCCTCAACGGCGAAGGATTGCAGCACGAGGACGGGCACAGCCACCTGTTGGCCTATCCCTGCCCCACCCTCAAGTGCTACGACCCCGCCTTCGCCTTCGAGCTGGCGGTCATCATCCGCGAAGGCCTCCGCCGCATGTACCAGGAGCAGGAGGACATCTTCTACTACCTGACGGTGGAAAACGACAACTACGAGATGCCCAGGATGCCGCAGGGGGAGGAGGTGACGGAGGGCATACTCAAAGGCGTCTACCGCTTTCGGCCCTCGTCCGAAAAACCGGCCAAGAAAGCAAAGAAGGCTCACCTGCTGAGCGCCGGAGCCATCATGAACGACGCCCTCAAGGCGGCGGGCATTCTGGAAGAGGATTACGGCGTTTCAACCGACGTCTGGAGCTTGACTTCCTTCAAGGAACTCTACCAGGACGGCATGTCGGCTGAACGCCACAACCTGCTCCATCCGGGCCAGAAGCAGCGCCAGCCCTTCCTCACAGCGGCCTTTGCCGATGAGGCCGGCGTGGCGGTGGCCTCGACCGACTACGTCAAGGCCCTTCCCGAGTCCTTTGCCCGCTGGATGCCGCTGCCTTTTCACTGCCTGGGCACCGACGGATTCGGGCGCAGCGAGTCGCGCGAGGCCCTGCGCGACTTCTTCGAAGTCGACTACCGCTGGATGATCCTCTCCGCGTTGACGCTGTTGGCTCAAGAGAAGACAATCGGGTGGGAGGTGGTCAAGAAGGCCATCGAAGACCTGGAGATCGATCCCGACAAGACCGATCCCCTGCTGACTTGA